The genomic region CAAAAGGTGGATCGCGGCTTTCGGAACGAGCTAAAAAGAAGTCTTGGTACAACGTCCTTTATCCGAATTACAAATCTCGCGCAGAAGATTTCAAGAAGCTTTTCAAAGAAGTACCGTGCGAGGAGCGACTTATTGTCGGTGCGTACAAGACTATACTCAAATCTCAAATCGATAATTATAGCAATaatttttcggatttttttttagattactCGTGTGCACTACAGCGCGACATTTTAGTGCAGGGACGCTTGTATGTCTCACAGAATTATGTTTGTTTTCATGCTAATATATTCCGATGGGAAACCTACTTAACCATACGATGGAAGGATGTCACGTCAATAACAAAGGAAAAAACTGCTCTTGTCATACCAAATGCCATTTCGATTTGTACTGCTAAGGAAAAGTACTTTTTTGCCACATTCACAACACGTGACAAGGCGTTTTTGATGCTCTTTCGAGTATGGCAGAATACATTGATGAACAAGCAAATGCTACCGCAAGAAATATGGCAATGGGTGCATAATTGTTACGGCGATGAACTTGGTTTGACCACAGACGACGAAGAAGATTACATTGATCCAACTACAGTACCCCCAGAGAACGAAGGTGATATTGATTATGCATCAGCACTAGAAGACGCAACCTCTATTGTTAGCTCAACCCTCACAAGTGAATACAACACAGCACATTCAACACAAAACGTCAACAATAGCGGTGGCAATAGCTCCAGCACAAGCAgtggcggcggtggcggcggcaCCAAATCAAAAGCTAAGACATACTTTTTCAGTTCGAATAAATCGATTGCGAACACTTCGACCACAACGTCGGCAAGCGGTTCGGATAACAAAACAAGTGACAATAACATACGCGAACGTGAAAGCGATTCCAAAAACAGAATGAACGCGAAGGAATTAACATTGACTTCGGTGAAGCCGGAAGATGAGGCTGCCAAGTGTAAGACGGGCAGTTATAATGCGAATGAAAGTAGCAGCGGCGCCAGTAAAGAGTCAAAAAGTTCAACGCTTAAACCACAACCGCATGAAAAGCGCAAAGTTTCAAAAAGTACACGTGTCCGTGATGAGGCGGCAAGCAATAATCAAACCAATTTGCCTACAGACGTCTCTGGTTCCAGTGACTCTGAAGAGAATAAAGCTCCGtaagttaatttttgaaattattctgCTTGCTAATTGAAATTGACTTTACAAATTGTTTTGTTTCAGTTTTGTTGCAACGGCGGAATGCACATCAGCACATGAAGGCCGTCAATTAGTACACACAATACTTCCCATTAATGTAGATACGCTGTTCAACTTGCTCTTCTCAAAATCCAAATTCCTGATGGATTTCCATGCGATGCGCAAAACCGAGAATATGTCCTTCGGCGAGTGGGTAACTGATGAGAACGGCAAAAAGACGCGCGCCTTCAGCTTAACAGTGCAGTTATTAGCTTCCGTGGGACCAAAAACAGCCAGGGTAtacgaaataataaaatgcttttGATCATACAGAAAATACATAGGCATTTACTAACCTTGTTTTACGTGCATTCTctgttgcctacttttaggtgaCCGAGACACAGGAAATACGCGACTGTAGCAAACCCGGTGAACTGTATTCCATAGATGTAACTAGTGTTAACGCTGGCATTCCATATGCTGATAGTTTTAGTGTTTTAATGCATTACTGCTTAATGAGGTAAACCCAGTTCCGAAATCAGAAATCAAAATGCAGTGATCCTCTAAAGCAATTTTCGATCGTTTACAGAACTGTTGATGACCATACAATGTTGTCTGTTCATGcgcaaattaaatacaaaaaatcaatttgggGCGTCGTTAAGGGCTTTATAGAGAAGAACACATGGGCCGGTTTGGAGGAGTATTTTAACGCCATGCAGCAAGCGGTCCAAAGTGAAACCTGCATACCACCCGCCAAAGCAAAAGGACGGCGCCCACGCCGCGGTAAGCACTACAAACTAACAATCAACACTACTAATGTCACTGCTCACGACAAAATTGATCAATATTCGTATAATAAAACTGCCGTTTCGACCATTGATGCCACCATCTTTTTTGATACTGCCATTGCCACTGCTACCACTATCACCGCCACTACTTCTATTGCTTCTATTCCAACTGCAAAACTCACGTTCACCACAAAGTCCCCCTCTAGTAGTGtgaacaccaccaccaccgtcACTAACAATCACAATCGACAAAGCAATAGCCCACATCATCAACACAACCACCTCCATTGCATTAACAGTGTTGAAGGTGTTGATGCTAAACATCCACATCAGAAACACTTCGGCCACCATCATAACCATCACCAAGTGCTTCGTCAAAATCCTTGGCTCGATAACCATAAATACGAAATTAGCAACCGACAACTACAAAACTCAATTCACAAAGTCTTACAAGTGCATAAGGAAAATGTGAATTCCAATAGCAATGAAGGTATAATTGCAGTGCCTCCTGTAGATTATCCTTAACATGAACTCATCCTGCATGAAGTAGACTAATGTGAATTCGGCTTCCTCCTCAATACACAGACTTATAAATCGTTTACTATGGGTCCAAACGTGTCAAgtccattttttcaaattttaggaGAGAGGATTCGCCTAAAAACTATCAAAATCTCCAGAAATATCAGTGAATTTTTACACTTGCTTCCCTCTCAAAAAAGTGGACTCGACACCTTTTCACCCCAAGccaatgaaattttacactggATTTATAGTCGTTCGAAAATTATGATGCCGATGAGTTTGATTTAGTAacttttttcgttgttttgtttttggacAATAGTAAGCAGTGCAACACGGCTTGCAGTTATGCTTTTCAACGGttgttaacaaaaaacaacGATCACGGTTTCTGGAGCTGGTGCTTGTCGCTATCGACTTGGTGGCCTGcgttgtataatttttattgcagacacaaacatttattttactttaaacaTGCGTACATCACATACACTTGCACTTACTGTATTTGTATCAAAATTCACCTCCGCATGTTGAAAATATCCTCCGTCAGTTCCTCATCATatcctttctttattttttactttcttctCTAAAGGTACGGCGGCTCAAGTTCGTCCCACGGAGGATGTGCCCGAAGCTCAGACCAAAAGTGAAGCAGTTGAAGTGGCAGTAGCCACCAGTCGACGCAACACCCCGCGGCTACCCCTTGTCGCAGCACAGCAATCGCCAATCGAAGCAGAACcacaaaacaaacataaatgGCTGTCGGTGTTTGTGCTTGCCTTATTGTTTTTCTTAATCGCTCTAAATGTAATACTCCTACTCAAGCTTTGGGCACTGGAAGAGCGCATTGACGACGATATAAGCAATAGGGTGCGCTTACCGAATTTGGCTGCTTTGAGGTGAGTTTTGTGCCAGCCAACTGATACCGATATTGATTCACATTATTCTCACACTTCTAGGGAATTGCCGAATTCGAATGAGGAGTGGGTGGAGTTGTTGCGCCAGCAGGAGATCTTGCATGAGGCG from Bactrocera dorsalis isolate Fly_Bdor unplaced genomic scaffold, ASM2337382v1 BdCtg021, whole genome shotgun sequence harbors:
- the LOC105229254 gene encoding protein Aster-B isoform X3, giving the protein MNCTSTKRQQSTTTTPINSSEPGPFISASPSPILETPLIDQRSNVGISDSSILTSTVEYTDLKKRRPTPPPRLGRAPKITSAAAPAHQTLMKSSIAEEIGAAQVNKLKPIKEGAEDTKSINTNNTKTDSDAAAIVSSDVQELGGGDSKLTIKAFSSSTLKVETGVHVPNSFTSEPNLVSTGTNKSIQSTVKFSTVTETLECGLSDADKAERENQNLAIGTTSDGLLSKASNSGESSLSRENSIVLGKNKLPKTPSFSKLSSSLQSSLGALSGSRPDEDTISKSSDTSGELVRGICDDSSALDKPKGGSRLSERAKKKSWYNVLYPNYKSRAEDFKKLFKEVPCEERLIVDYSCALQRDILVQGRLYVSQNYVCFHANIFRWETYLTIRWKDVTSITKEKTALVIPNAISICTAKEKYFFATFTTRDKAFLMLFRVWQNTLMNKQMLPQEIWQWVHNCYGDELGLTTDDEEDYIDPTTVPPENEGDIDYASALEDATSIVSSTLTSEYNTAHSTQNVNNSGGNSSSTSSGGGGGGTKSKAKTYFFSSNKSIANTSTTTSASGSDNKTSDNNIRERESDSKNRMNAKELTLTSVKPEDEAAKCKTGSYNANESSSGASKESKSSTLKPQPHEKRKVSKSTRVRDEAASNNQTNLPTDVSGSSDSEENKAPFVATAECTSAHEGRQLVHTILPINVDTLFNLLFSKSKFLMDFHAMRKTENMSFGEWVTDENGKKTRAFSLTVQLLASVGPKTARVTETQEIRDCSKPGELYSIDVTSVNAGIPYADSFSVLMHYCLMRTVDDHTMLSVHAQIKYKKSIWGVVKGFIEKNTWAGLEEYFNAMQQAVQSETCIPPAKAKGRRPRRGTAAQVRPTEDVPEAQTKSEAVEVAVATSRRNTPRLPLVAAQQSPIEAEPQNKHKWLSVFVLALLFFLIALNVILLLKLWALEERIDDDISNRVRLPNLAALRELPNSNEEWVELLRQQEILHEAELKKWHKVLQTAIELLKKVSAVCEFIYKNDKLTQQIEKIHEEL
- the LOC105229254 gene encoding protein Aster-B isoform X2, translating into MNCTSTKRQQSTTTTPINSSEPGPFISASPSPILETPLIDQRSNVGISDSSILTSTVEYTDLKKRRPTPPPRLGRAPKITSAAAPAHQTLMIKNIESISTHANAEEKDEEKEEKDICGTNRKSSIAEEIGAAQVNKLKPIKEGAEDTKSINTNNTKTDSDAAAIVSSDVQELGGGDSKLTIKAFSSSTLKVETGVHVPNSFTSEPNLVSTGTNKSIQSTVKFSTVTETLECGLSDADKAERENQNLAIGTTSDGLLSKASNSGESSLSRENSIVLGKNKLPKTPSFSKLSSSLQSSLGALSGSRPDEDTISKSSDTSGELVRGICDDSSALDKPKGGSRLSERAKKKSWYNVLYPNYKSRAEDFKKLFKEVPCEERLIVDYSCALQRDILVQGRLYVSQNYVCFHANIFRWETYLTIRWKDVTSITKEKTALVIPNAISICTAKEKYFFATFTTRDKAFLMLFRVWQNTLMNKQMLPQEIWQWVHNCYGDELGLTTDDEEDYIDPTTVPPENEGDIDYASALEDATSIVSSTLTSEYNTAHSTQNVNNSGGNSSSTSSGGGGGGTKSKAKTYFFSSNKSIANTSTTTSASGSDNKTSDNNIRERESDSKNRMNAKELTLTSVKPEDEAAKCKTGSYNANESSSGASKESKSSTLKPQPHEKRKVSKSTRVRDEAASNNQTNLPTDVSGSSDSEENKAPFVATAECTSAHEGRQLVHTILPINVDTLFNLLFSKSKFLMDFHAMRKTENMSFGEWVTDENGKKTRAFSLTVQLLASVGPKTARVTETQEIRDCSKPGELYSIDVTSVNAGIPYADSFSVLMHYCLMRTVDDHTMLSVHAQIKYKKSIWGVVKGFIEKNTWAGLEEYFNAMQQAVQSETCIPPAKAKGRRPRRGTAAQVRPTEDVPEAQTKSEAVEVAVATSRRNTPRLPLVAAQQSPIEAEPQNKHKWLSVFVLALLFFLIALNVILLLKLWALEERIDDDISNRVRLPNLAALRELPNSNEEWVELLRQQEILHEAELKKWHKVLQTAIELLKKTERTLAALIFR
- the LOC105229254 gene encoding protein Aster-B isoform X4, with amino-acid sequence MSRRVEYFVIWIKNIESISTHANAEEKDEEKEEKDICGTNRKSSIAEEIGAAQVNKLKPIKEGAEDTKSINTNNTKTDSDAAAIVSSDVQELGGGDSKLTIKAFSSSTLKVETGVHVPNSFTSEPNLVSTGTNKSIQSTVKFSTVTETLECGLSDADKAERENQNLAIGTTSDGLLSKASNSGESSLSRENSIVLGKNKLPKTPSFSKLSSSLQSSLGALSGSRPDEDTISKSSDTSGELVRGICDDSSALDKPKGGSRLSERAKKKSWYNVLYPNYKSRAEDFKKLFKEVPCEERLIVDYSCALQRDILVQGRLYVSQNYVCFHANIFRWETYLTIRWKDVTSITKEKTALVIPNAISICTAKEKYFFATFTTRDKAFLMLFRVWQNTLMNKQMLPQEIWQWVHNCYGDELGLTTDDEEDYIDPTTVPPENEGDIDYASALEDATSIVSSTLTSEYNTAHSTQNVNNSGGNSSSTSSGGGGGGTKSKAKTYFFSSNKSIANTSTTTSASGSDNKTSDNNIRERESDSKNRMNAKELTLTSVKPEDEAAKCKTGSYNANESSSGASKESKSSTLKPQPHEKRKVSKSTRVRDEAASNNQTNLPTDVSGSSDSEENKAPFVATAECTSAHEGRQLVHTILPINVDTLFNLLFSKSKFLMDFHAMRKTENMSFGEWVTDENGKKTRAFSLTVQLLASVGPKTARVTETQEIRDCSKPGELYSIDVTSVNAGIPYADSFSVLMHYCLMRTVDDHTMLSVHAQIKYKKSIWGVVKGFIEKNTWAGLEEYFNAMQQAVQSETCIPPAKAKGRRPRRGTAAQVRPTEDVPEAQTKSEAVEVAVATSRRNTPRLPLVAAQQSPIEAEPQNKHKWLSVFVLALLFFLIALNVILLLKLWALEERIDDDISNRVRLPNLAALRELPNSNEEWVELLRQQEILHEAELKKWHKVLQTAIELLKKVSAVCEFIYKNDKLTQQIEKIHEEL
- the LOC105229254 gene encoding protein Aster-B isoform X1, giving the protein MNCTSTKRQQSTTTTPINSSEPGPFISASPSPILETPLIDQRSNVGISDSSILTSTVEYTDLKKRRPTPPPRLGRAPKITSAAAPAHQTLMIKNIESISTHANAEEKDEEKEEKDICGTNRKSSIAEEIGAAQVNKLKPIKEGAEDTKSINTNNTKTDSDAAAIVSSDVQELGGGDSKLTIKAFSSSTLKVETGVHVPNSFTSEPNLVSTGTNKSIQSTVKFSTVTETLECGLSDADKAERENQNLAIGTTSDGLLSKASNSGESSLSRENSIVLGKNKLPKTPSFSKLSSSLQSSLGALSGSRPDEDTISKSSDTSGELVRGICDDSSALDKPKGGSRLSERAKKKSWYNVLYPNYKSRAEDFKKLFKEVPCEERLIVDYSCALQRDILVQGRLYVSQNYVCFHANIFRWETYLTIRWKDVTSITKEKTALVIPNAISICTAKEKYFFATFTTRDKAFLMLFRVWQNTLMNKQMLPQEIWQWVHNCYGDELGLTTDDEEDYIDPTTVPPENEGDIDYASALEDATSIVSSTLTSEYNTAHSTQNVNNSGGNSSSTSSGGGGGGTKSKAKTYFFSSNKSIANTSTTTSASGSDNKTSDNNIRERESDSKNRMNAKELTLTSVKPEDEAAKCKTGSYNANESSSGASKESKSSTLKPQPHEKRKVSKSTRVRDEAASNNQTNLPTDVSGSSDSEENKAPFVATAECTSAHEGRQLVHTILPINVDTLFNLLFSKSKFLMDFHAMRKTENMSFGEWVTDENGKKTRAFSLTVQLLASVGPKTARVTETQEIRDCSKPGELYSIDVTSVNAGIPYADSFSVLMHYCLMRTVDDHTMLSVHAQIKYKKSIWGVVKGFIEKNTWAGLEEYFNAMQQAVQSETCIPPAKAKGRRPRRGTAAQVRPTEDVPEAQTKSEAVEVAVATSRRNTPRLPLVAAQQSPIEAEPQNKHKWLSVFVLALLFFLIALNVILLLKLWALEERIDDDISNRVRLPNLAALRELPNSNEEWVELLRQQEILHEAELKKWHKVLQTAIELLKKVSAVCEFIYKNDKLTQQIEKIHEEL